Proteins co-encoded in one Ziziphus jujuba cultivar Dongzao chromosome 9, ASM3175591v1 genomic window:
- the LOC107427061 gene encoding ceramide synthase LOH2 isoform X1, producing MESIWSHNATTEAWHLVIAIFFAFGFFAARFLFDRFVFRRLAIWLLSNGSVPLKIDEATRAKVVKCSESMWKLTYYATVEAYVLKITYNEPWFRDTKDYFRGWPDQELKISVVFFYMCQCGFYIYSIAALLAWETRRKDFSVMMSHHVITVFLIGYSYITRFFRIGTIILALHDASDVLMEAAKVFKYAEKELAASVIFGCFAISWFILRLVFFPFWVIKATSYDLIGFLNLPEAYPTSLYYVFNTLLLMLLVFHIYWWLLICSMIRRQLQNRGKVGEDIRSDSEDDD from the exons ATGGAGTCGATCTGGAGCCACAATGCCACTACAGAAGCTTGGCATTTGGTCATTGCAATTTTCTTCGCTTTTGGATTCTTCGCCGCAAGGTTCTTGTTCGACAGATTCGTATTCCGT AGGCTGGCCATCTGGTTATTAAGTAATGGGTCCGTTCCACTGAAGATTGATGAGGCTACCCGTGCAAAGGTTGTGAAATGCTCAGAGTCAATGTGGAAGCTAACGTACTATGCAACTGTTGAAGCGTATGTTCTCAAAATTACTTATAATGAGCCATGGTTCAGAGACACAAAAGATTACTTTAGAGGCTGGCCTGATCAAGAATTAAA GATTTCGGTAGTGTTTTTCTATATGTGCCAATGTGGATTCTACATCTATAGCATTGCTGCACTCCTTGCATGGGAGACCCGAAGGAAGGATTTTTCAGTGATGATGTCTCATCATGTAATTACTGTTTTCCTGATTGGGTACTCGTACATTACAag ATTTTTCCGAATAGGCACAATCATCCTTGCTTTGCATGATGCGAGTGACGTGTTAATGGAAGCTGCAAAggtttttaaatatgcagaGAAAGAGCTGGCGGCAAGTGTAATCTTCGGATGTTTTGCCATTTCATGGTTCATACTGCGGCTGGTATTCTTTCCCTTTTGGGTTATAAAAGCAACAAG CTACGATCTCATTGGCTTCTTGAACCTACCGGAGGCCTATCCCACATCATTGTACTATGTTTTTAATACACTGTTACTCATGCTGCTTGTTTTCCACATATACTGGTGGTTGCTCATATGCTCCATGATCAGGAGACAGCTGCAAAATAGAGGAAAAGTTGGAGAAGATATTAGATCTG ATTCAGAAGACGATGATTAG
- the LOC107427061 gene encoding ceramide synthase LOH2 isoform X2 yields MESIWSHNATTEAWHLVIAIFFAFGFFAARFLFDRFVFRRLAIWLLSNGSVPLKIDEATRAKVVKCSESMWKLTYYATVEAYVLKITYNEPWFRDTKDYFRGWPDQELKISVVFFYMCQCGFYIYSIAALLAWETRRKDFSVMMSHHVITVFLIGYSYITRFFRIGTIILALHDASDVLMEAAKVFKYAEKELAASVIFGCFAISWFILRLLRSHWLLEPTGGLSHIIVLCF; encoded by the exons ATGGAGTCGATCTGGAGCCACAATGCCACTACAGAAGCTTGGCATTTGGTCATTGCAATTTTCTTCGCTTTTGGATTCTTCGCCGCAAGGTTCTTGTTCGACAGATTCGTATTCCGT AGGCTGGCCATCTGGTTATTAAGTAATGGGTCCGTTCCACTGAAGATTGATGAGGCTACCCGTGCAAAGGTTGTGAAATGCTCAGAGTCAATGTGGAAGCTAACGTACTATGCAACTGTTGAAGCGTATGTTCTCAAAATTACTTATAATGAGCCATGGTTCAGAGACACAAAAGATTACTTTAGAGGCTGGCCTGATCAAGAATTAAA GATTTCGGTAGTGTTTTTCTATATGTGCCAATGTGGATTCTACATCTATAGCATTGCTGCACTCCTTGCATGGGAGACCCGAAGGAAGGATTTTTCAGTGATGATGTCTCATCATGTAATTACTGTTTTCCTGATTGGGTACTCGTACATTACAag ATTTTTCCGAATAGGCACAATCATCCTTGCTTTGCATGATGCGAGTGACGTGTTAATGGAAGCTGCAAAggtttttaaatatgcagaGAAAGAGCTGGCGGCAAGTGTAATCTTCGGATGTTTTGCCATTTCATGGTTCATACTGCGGCTG CTACGATCTCATTGGCTTCTTGAACCTACCGGAGGCCTATCCCACATCATTGTACTATGTTTTTAA